In Asanoa sp. WMMD1127, one genomic interval encodes:
- a CDS encoding peptidoglycan-binding domain-containing protein, whose product MTGRRGAKVVGGAVTVLAVGAAAAATIGFGSGSGSEGAPAAEGPPATATVTRETLDDTQSVDGTLGYGDTTALTGRLAGTVTSLPYAGSVIARGKPIYRVDDDPVVLLYGGLPAYRALGAGDEGADVRQLEANLRALGYDGFTADDSYTSATASAVREWQEDLGVAETGRVELGRVVFAPAAIRVDSVTAKLGGGAGPGQEVLAYTGTSRVITVQLDIGEQRLARKGTAVSVELPDGKRVDGAVRRVYTVIEASDDPNGEPETKIEAQVSLTDGKAGAGLDVAAVEVTFTAAQHEDVLTVPVAALVALAEGGYGVELVSGATSRYTRVETGLFAGGRVEVSGDGIVEGATVGMPK is encoded by the coding sequence GTGACGGGGCGGCGCGGTGCGAAGGTCGTCGGCGGGGCGGTCACGGTGCTCGCAGTCGGCGCCGCGGCCGCGGCCACGATCGGCTTCGGGTCGGGCTCCGGCTCAGAGGGCGCGCCGGCGGCGGAAGGGCCGCCCGCGACGGCGACCGTGACGCGGGAGACGCTCGACGACACGCAGAGCGTCGACGGCACGCTCGGCTACGGGGACACGACGGCGCTGACGGGGCGGTTGGCCGGCACGGTCACCTCCCTGCCGTACGCCGGGTCGGTCATCGCCCGTGGCAAGCCGATCTATCGGGTGGACGACGACCCGGTGGTGCTCCTGTACGGCGGGCTGCCGGCGTACCGGGCGCTCGGGGCGGGCGACGAGGGCGCCGACGTGCGGCAGCTGGAGGCCAACCTGCGGGCCCTCGGTTACGACGGGTTCACGGCCGACGACTCCTACACCTCGGCCACGGCGTCCGCGGTGCGCGAGTGGCAGGAGGATCTCGGCGTCGCGGAGACCGGGCGGGTGGAGCTGGGCCGGGTCGTCTTCGCGCCGGCCGCGATCCGGGTCGACAGCGTCACGGCGAAGCTCGGCGGCGGTGCGGGGCCGGGGCAGGAGGTGCTGGCGTACACCGGGACCAGCCGGGTGATCACCGTGCAGCTCGACATCGGCGAGCAGCGGCTGGCCCGGAAGGGCACGGCGGTCTCCGTGGAGCTGCCGGACGGGAAGCGGGTCGACGGCGCGGTGCGGCGGGTCTACACCGTGATCGAGGCGAGCGACGACCCCAACGGCGAGCCGGAGACCAAGATCGAGGCGCAGGTGTCGTTGACGGACGGGAAGGCGGGCGCCGGCCTCGACGTCGCGGCGGTCGAGGTGACCTTCACGGCGGCGCAGCACGAGGACGTGCTGACCGTGCCGGTGGCCGCGTTGGTGGCACTGGCCGAGGGTGGCTACGGCGTCGAGCTGGTATCGGGGGCGACGAGCCGTTACACCCGCGTCGAGACCGGGCTCTTCGCCGGCGGCCGCGTCGAGGTCAGCGGCGACGGGATCGTCGAGGGCGCCACCGTGGGGATGCCGAAATGA
- a CDS encoding response regulator transcription factor — MRILVVEDERLLAEAIAEWLRDDAHAVDVALDGEAALDRLAVNDYDVVVLDRDLPKVHGDEVCRAMVGSDTTARILMLTAAAEVHDRVAGLSLGADDYLPKPFAFAELAARVQALGRRARPALPPVLRRAGILLDTARRQVFRDDRYVPLSKKEFGVLAELLRAEGAVVSAEQLLEKVWDENADPFTSAVRLTVLKLRRKLGDPPVIETLAGEGYRIS; from the coding sequence ATGCGCATCCTGGTGGTCGAGGACGAACGGCTGCTCGCCGAGGCGATCGCCGAGTGGCTGCGCGACGACGCGCACGCGGTCGACGTGGCGCTCGACGGCGAAGCGGCGCTGGACCGGCTCGCCGTCAACGACTACGACGTGGTGGTGCTCGACCGCGACCTGCCGAAGGTGCACGGCGACGAGGTGTGCCGGGCCATGGTCGGCTCCGACACCACCGCCCGGATCCTGATGCTGACCGCGGCGGCCGAGGTCCATGACCGGGTCGCCGGCCTGTCGCTGGGCGCCGACGACTACCTGCCCAAGCCGTTCGCGTTCGCCGAGCTCGCGGCCCGGGTGCAGGCCCTGGGCCGGCGGGCCCGCCCCGCCCTGCCGCCGGTGCTGCGCCGGGCCGGCATCCTGCTCGACACGGCCCGCCGCCAGGTGTTCCGCGACGACCGCTACGTGCCACTGTCCAAGAAGGAGTTCGGCGTGCTGGCCGAGCTGCTGCGGGCGGAGGGCGCGGTGGTCAGCGCCGAGCAGCTGCTGGAGAAGGTCTGGGACGAGAACGCCGACCCGTTCACCTCGGCGGTGCGGCTGACGGTGTTGAAGCTGCGCCGCAAGCTCGGCGACCCGCCGGTCATCGAGACGCTGGCCGGAGAGGGGTACCGGATCTCATGA
- a CDS encoding HAMP domain-containing sensor histidine kinase — MRRLTLRTRLTLVYGGLFLAGGLVVLGVTHLLVEQQIPRGSSVMVKSQVGPGAPADTLFFRTAEGQQIPAADMPEFVAEQQAQVRDEALTSQVTQGGIALGVVGGAAIGLGWLIAGRVLAPLHRVTDTARRIARGGDQSLHERIGLRGGDDDVKELADTFDSMVERLDRSFASQRRFVANASHELRTPLTLNRALVEVAMNRRTASPDVTQLGETLLEINGRQERLINGLLLLARSEHEVVDRREIDLADIATHVVAQSAQEARAASVTLSEAAGPAPTVGDAVLLERLAQNLVENAIRHNRPGGFARITTRAVPGGGTEIEVANTGAVIPAYDIPGLFEPFRRLDADRLVTAKGAGLGLSIVRSVARAHGGEATARPNPGGGLVVTVRLPVVPSTEP, encoded by the coding sequence ATGAGACGCCTCACCCTGCGGACCAGGCTGACCCTGGTCTACGGCGGGCTGTTCCTGGCCGGCGGCCTCGTCGTGCTCGGCGTGACGCACCTGCTGGTGGAGCAGCAGATCCCCCGCGGCAGCTCCGTGATGGTCAAGAGCCAGGTCGGTCCGGGCGCCCCCGCCGACACGCTGTTCTTCCGGACCGCGGAGGGCCAGCAGATCCCGGCGGCCGATATGCCGGAGTTCGTGGCCGAGCAGCAGGCCCAGGTCCGCGACGAGGCGCTCACCTCGCAGGTCACGCAGGGCGGCATCGCGCTCGGTGTCGTGGGTGGCGCCGCGATCGGCCTCGGGTGGTTGATCGCCGGCCGGGTGCTGGCCCCGCTGCACCGGGTCACCGACACCGCCCGCCGGATCGCCCGCGGCGGCGACCAGAGCCTGCACGAGCGGATCGGCCTGCGCGGTGGCGACGACGACGTCAAGGAGCTCGCGGACACGTTCGACTCGATGGTCGAGCGGCTCGACCGATCGTTCGCGAGCCAGCGGCGGTTCGTGGCCAACGCGTCCCACGAGCTGCGTACCCCGTTGACGTTGAACCGGGCCCTGGTCGAGGTCGCGATGAACCGCCGTACCGCCTCGCCGGACGTGACCCAGCTCGGCGAAACCCTGCTGGAGATCAACGGCCGCCAGGAACGGCTGATCAACGGCTTGCTGCTGCTCGCCCGCTCGGAGCACGAGGTGGTCGACCGGCGCGAGATCGACCTGGCCGACATCGCGACCCACGTGGTGGCGCAGTCGGCGCAGGAGGCGCGGGCGGCGTCGGTGACGTTGAGCGAGGCGGCCGGCCCGGCGCCGACCGTCGGTGACGCGGTGCTGCTCGAACGGCTCGCGCAGAACCTGGTCGAGAACGCGATCCGGCACAACCGGCCGGGGGGCTTCGCCCGGATCACGACGCGCGCCGTTCCCGGCGGCGGGACCGAGATCGAGGTGGCCAACACCGGTGCGGTGATCCCGGCGTACGACATCCCCGGTCTGTTCGAACCCTTCCGCCGGTTGGACGCGGATCGCCTGGTCACGGCCAAGGGCGCCGGTCTGGGGCTCTCGATCGTGCGCTCGGTGGCTCGCGCGCACGGCGGCGAGGCCACCGCCAGACCCAATCCGGGTGGCGGGCTGGTCGTCACCGTGCGACTGCCCGTGGTCCCGTCAACGGAACCGTAA
- a CDS encoding serine/threonine-protein kinase yields the protein MTDPDVVIAGRYRVVRSLGAGGMGRVWLARDEVLHRDVAVKEVLLPRWLAADEQEELRRRTLREARAAARLSHPSVIRIYNIEYDGERHWIVMEYVRSRSLLQVLRDHGALPVDDVAGIGLAVLSALDAANRVGVLHRDVKPSNVLIADDGRVVLTDFGSALLDENAGAITHSGVIVGTPQYIAPERARTGISTPESDLWSLGATLYHAVEGRGPYARPTIMETLVALANERPDAMTRAGPLRPVIEGLLRKDPRARLTPSEVERQLARIAEGPTVRLSGAAGRGWRPRRWQGLAAAATAALMVSAVALAADADDGRGRTPPAVTAPTGTGGMAETEQSRLPAGYRWWYDPTGMRVAYPAGWEMLREGSDAMLFRSPDDRRTLRVRTGEDPNAPRGYRLVRETATETDYVFEGASGPMRGRDLVVDAPGRSYLVQWRTPQADWQASLPSLDVITQSFRPAGG from the coding sequence ATGACCGATCCGGACGTGGTGATCGCGGGGCGCTACCGCGTCGTGCGATCCCTGGGCGCCGGCGGCATGGGCCGGGTCTGGCTGGCCCGCGACGAGGTTCTCCACCGCGACGTCGCGGTCAAAGAGGTGCTGCTGCCGCGCTGGCTCGCCGCCGACGAGCAGGAGGAGCTGCGCCGCCGCACATTGCGCGAGGCGCGCGCGGCCGCCCGGCTGAGCCATCCGAGCGTGATCCGGATCTACAACATCGAGTACGACGGCGAACGGCACTGGATCGTCATGGAATACGTGCGATCCCGGTCGTTGCTGCAGGTGCTCCGCGACCACGGCGCGTTGCCGGTCGACGACGTGGCCGGCATCGGGCTGGCCGTCCTCTCCGCGCTCGACGCCGCCAACCGGGTCGGTGTGCTGCACCGCGACGTCAAGCCCAGCAACGTGTTGATCGCCGACGACGGGCGCGTCGTGCTCACCGACTTCGGCTCCGCCCTTCTCGACGAGAACGCCGGCGCGATCACGCACAGCGGGGTGATCGTCGGCACGCCGCAATACATCGCGCCGGAACGGGCCCGCACCGGCATCTCGACGCCCGAGTCCGACCTGTGGTCGCTGGGCGCGACGCTCTACCACGCGGTCGAGGGACGCGGGCCGTACGCCCGGCCGACCATCATGGAAACCCTGGTGGCGCTGGCCAACGAACGCCCCGACGCGATGACCCGGGCCGGTCCGCTCAGGCCGGTGATCGAAGGTCTGCTGCGCAAGGACCCGCGGGCCCGGCTGACACCCTCCGAAGTGGAGCGCCAACTGGCCCGGATCGCGGAGGGCCCGACCGTGCGCCTGTCGGGCGCCGCCGGGCGGGGCTGGCGGCCGCGGCGCTGGCAAGGGCTGGCGGCCGCCGCCACGGCGGCCCTCATGGTCAGCGCCGTCGCGCTCGCCGCCGACGCCGACGACGGGCGCGGCCGCACTCCGCCCGCCGTCACCGCGCCGACCGGCACGGGTGGGATGGCCGAGACCGAGCAGAGCCGGCTGCCCGCCGGCTACCGCTGGTGGTACGACCCCACCGGGATGCGGGTCGCCTACCCGGCGGGGTGGGAGATGCTCCGGGAAGGCTCCGACGCGATGCTCTTCCGGTCGCCCGACGACCGGCGGACGCTGCGGGTCCGCACGGGCGAGGACCCCAACGCCCCGCGCGGCTACCGGCTGGTTCGCGAGACGGCGACCGAAACGGACTACGTGTTCGAGGGAGCGTCCGGGCCCATGCGCGGGCGCGACCTCGTGGTCGACGCGCCGGGCCGCTCCTACCTCGTGCAGTGGCGCACACCGCAGGCCGACTGGCAGGCGAGCCTGCCCAGCTTGGACGTGATCACGCAGAGCTTCCGCCCGGCGGGCGGCTGA
- a CDS encoding class F sortase, with translation MRMVRADALRGSGLVAVLLALVGTLTASASQPVAVSPPVSGPAVPLAVDSFRSSRSYSAVAPPVRLRIPDLGIDTSLGRLGRNRDGTVAVPADPAQAGWYAEGARPGQPGPAVILGHVDSTDGPGVFYDLTRLRAGTRVSVDRADGTRVEFRVTGQRQVAKTRFPTDLVYSPTLEPSLRLVTCGGTFDRTVGHYRDNVIVFADAP, from the coding sequence ATGCGCATGGTTCGCGCTGACGCGCTGCGCGGCAGCGGACTGGTCGCGGTCCTACTGGCGCTGGTGGGGACGCTGACGGCGAGCGCGAGCCAGCCGGTGGCGGTGTCCCCGCCTGTGTCGGGGCCCGCCGTGCCGTTGGCGGTCGACTCGTTCCGGTCCAGCCGCAGCTATTCGGCCGTCGCCCCGCCGGTGCGGCTGCGCATTCCGGATCTGGGCATCGACACGTCGTTGGGCAGGTTGGGCCGCAACCGGGACGGGACCGTGGCCGTGCCGGCGGATCCCGCCCAGGCCGGCTGGTACGCCGAGGGCGCGCGACCCGGTCAGCCCGGGCCGGCGGTGATCCTCGGCCATGTCGACTCCACCGACGGTCCGGGGGTCTTCTACGACCTGACCCGGCTGCGCGCCGGCACCCGGGTGTCGGTGGACCGCGCGGACGGGACGCGGGTCGAGTTCCGGGTGACGGGGCAGCGGCAGGTGGCCAAGACCCGCTTCCCGACCGACCTCGTCTACTCGCCGACGCTCGAACCGTCGCTGCGCCTGGTGACCTGCGGCGGCACGTTCGACCGGACCGTCGGGCACTACCGCGACAACGTGATCGTCTTCGCGGACGCACCCTAG
- the ligD gene encoding non-homologous end-joining DNA ligase, with product MTDIAAIYDGSALLAYAHGQIGAAELISEINAEGRQVGVPAVCLANALAALADDWDVKQLMYLMATRTMVLLPLGDADPDELRQVGELTRLAGGDLDVGHAVAAALTHRAYYVTANPKAAEVALPPTWPVLDLRPVRLVSDRFGLAVAPTHDSPTPAEEPQQASMPSQLEPMLATLGPLPTEEDGWGFEFKWDGVRAIAYLDGDLRLLTRNHQDVAATYPELAALRGMLDGRQAVLDGEIVVLGRNGLPSFAALQQRMRSSTPIKGMPVRFYLFDLLHLDGTDLTQLPYAERRDALQRLDITGDPVDTPPYWTGDAGPALLDAARELGLEGVVAKRLDSPYQPGRRSPAWIKVPLTNTAEVVVAGYKPGRREIGSLLIGMYDANDRLVYVGQVSTGLSQAALDDLKSRFAELKATSAPFDGPVPRQHARGAEWLRPVLVADVAFRSWTPDAKLRQPSWKGLRADRDATDARLEN from the coding sequence GTGACCGACATCGCCGCCATCTACGACGGGTCCGCCTTGCTGGCCTACGCGCACGGGCAGATCGGCGCCGCCGAGCTCATCTCCGAGATCAACGCCGAGGGCCGCCAGGTCGGTGTGCCGGCGGTCTGCCTGGCCAACGCGCTCGCCGCGCTCGCCGACGACTGGGACGTCAAGCAGCTCATGTACCTGATGGCCACCCGCACCATGGTCCTGCTGCCGCTGGGCGACGCCGACCCCGACGAGCTCCGGCAGGTCGGCGAGCTGACCCGGCTCGCCGGCGGCGACCTCGACGTCGGGCACGCGGTGGCAGCGGCGTTGACCCACCGGGCCTACTACGTCACCGCCAACCCCAAGGCGGCCGAGGTCGCGCTGCCGCCGACCTGGCCGGTGCTCGACCTGCGGCCCGTGCGCCTCGTCAGTGACCGGTTCGGCCTCGCCGTGGCGCCGACCCACGACAGCCCCACGCCGGCCGAAGAGCCTCAGCAGGCCAGCATGCCCAGCCAGCTCGAGCCCATGCTGGCCACCCTCGGCCCGCTGCCGACGGAGGAAGACGGCTGGGGTTTCGAGTTCAAGTGGGACGGCGTACGCGCGATCGCCTATCTCGACGGTGACCTGCGCCTGCTGACCCGCAACCACCAGGACGTGGCGGCGACCTATCCGGAGCTCGCCGCCCTCCGCGGCATGCTCGACGGGCGGCAGGCCGTGCTCGACGGCGAGATCGTCGTGCTCGGGCGCAACGGCCTGCCCAGCTTCGCCGCTCTCCAGCAGCGGATGCGCAGCAGCACACCGATCAAGGGCATGCCGGTCCGGTTCTACCTGTTCGACCTGCTCCACCTCGACGGCACAGACCTCACCCAGCTGCCGTACGCCGAGCGCCGCGACGCCCTCCAGCGGCTCGACATCACCGGCGATCCGGTCGACACCCCGCCCTACTGGACCGGCGACGCGGGGCCGGCGCTGCTCGACGCCGCCCGGGAGCTCGGCCTCGAAGGCGTCGTCGCCAAGCGGCTCGACTCGCCCTACCAGCCGGGGCGGCGGTCGCCGGCGTGGATCAAGGTGCCGTTGACCAACACGGCCGAGGTGGTCGTGGCCGGCTACAAGCCCGGCCGGCGGGAGATCGGGTCACTGCTCATCGGCATGTACGACGCGAACGACCGGCTCGTCTACGTCGGTCAGGTCAGCACGGGCTTGTCGCAGGCGGCGCTCGACGACCTCAAGTCCCGGTTCGCCGAGCTCAAGGCCACCAGCGCTCCCTTCGACGGCCCGGTGCCCCGCCAGCACGCCCGCGGCGCCGAGTGGCTGCGGCCCGTCCTGGTCGCCGACGTCGCCTTCCGGTCCTGGACCCCGGACGCCAAGCTGCGCCAGCCGTCCTGGAAGGGGCTCCGCGCCGACCGGGACGCCACCGACGCGCGCCTCGAGAACTAG
- a CDS encoding helix-turn-helix transcriptional regulator yields the protein MGRHEFGAAVRQLRESTKPAAVLMPTGRRRVQGLRREELGELAGMSADYVRRLEQGRSHPSPGVVSAIARALRVGRADYERLCALAGYAAADGQVPNEVGPGAKRLLERFTDTPMFVSDAAMNVIAVNSAFMALKHWDLTGDPWDWNVAWRTFCDPFSRFQQSTADATDHQAIHVARLRSVLLRYPGDASLAALVDEIRSRSPLFDTLWRAPRPVDAYDSSATFVHPDAGSVTLVGSLLAIPGDDLGALLLTAAPGSADAARLAEIVDAGEEPAIIKVGRTGPG from the coding sequence GTGGGTCGTCACGAGTTCGGCGCCGCCGTGCGCCAGTTGCGGGAGAGCACGAAGCCCGCTGCTGTCCTGATGCCGACCGGCCGTCGGCGGGTACAGGGTCTCCGGAGGGAGGAACTCGGCGAGCTCGCGGGGATGTCCGCGGACTACGTGCGCCGGTTGGAGCAGGGACGCAGTCATCCATCGCCGGGGGTCGTGAGCGCCATCGCCCGCGCCCTGCGGGTCGGGCGGGCGGATTACGAGCGGCTGTGCGCGCTGGCCGGGTACGCCGCCGCGGACGGGCAGGTGCCGAACGAGGTCGGTCCGGGTGCGAAGCGCCTGCTGGAGCGGTTCACGGACACGCCGATGTTCGTCTCCGACGCCGCCATGAACGTGATCGCCGTGAACAGCGCTTTCATGGCGCTCAAGCACTGGGATCTCACCGGGGACCCGTGGGACTGGAACGTCGCCTGGCGGACCTTCTGCGATCCGTTCAGCCGTTTCCAGCAGTCCACGGCTGACGCGACCGACCATCAGGCGATCCACGTCGCGCGGCTGAGGAGCGTGCTGTTGCGCTACCCCGGCGACGCGTCGCTGGCCGCTCTGGTGGACGAGATCCGCAGCCGAAGCCCCCTGTTCGACACCCTGTGGCGGGCGCCGCGACCGGTGGATGCCTACGACAGCAGTGCCACGTTCGTCCACCCGGATGCCGGTTCCGTGACGCTCGTCGGCAGCTTGCTCGCCATTCCCGGCGACGATCTGGGGGCTCTGCTGCTCACCGCGGCGCCGGGCTCGGCCGACGCGGCGCGGCTCGCCGAGATCGTGGACGCCGGCGAGGAGCCGGCCATCATCAAGGTGGGCCGAACCGGCCCAGGTTGA
- a CDS encoding NADP-dependent oxidoreductase, which produces MRFHEFGGPDVLRYEDVAQPTPGAGQVRIRVAATSFNGIDGNIRAGYMQDPIPVALPHTPGIDVAGTVDALGAGVAGLAVGDQVIGFLPMTEAGAAAEHVIAPAEILTGAPRNFPLVDAAALPVTGLAAWQALFDHGNLTTGQRLLINGAGGAVGGYAVQLAKEAGAHVIATAGPRDAERVKAMGADEVIDHTTTDVTAAVTEPVDLALNLAPVAPERLAALVTLIRDGGTLVNTTVWMPAPSDAQRGVRGIDLFVRSDADQLADLAARVSTGELRVEVAQRVPLAELATVHAQAAAGALPGKTVIVAPTA; this is translated from the coding sequence ATGCGTTTTCACGAGTTCGGTGGTCCCGATGTCCTGCGTTACGAGGACGTCGCGCAGCCCACTCCTGGCGCCGGTCAGGTCCGGATCCGGGTCGCCGCGACATCGTTCAACGGCATCGACGGCAACATCCGCGCGGGCTACATGCAGGACCCGATCCCGGTCGCGCTCCCACACACGCCCGGCATCGACGTCGCGGGCACGGTCGACGCGCTCGGTGCCGGCGTGGCCGGCCTCGCGGTCGGCGACCAGGTGATCGGCTTCCTGCCGATGACGGAGGCCGGAGCGGCCGCGGAGCACGTCATCGCGCCGGCGGAGATCCTGACGGGGGCACCCAGGAACTTCCCGTTGGTCGACGCGGCGGCGCTGCCCGTGACGGGCCTGGCCGCGTGGCAGGCGTTGTTCGACCACGGCAACCTGACCACCGGTCAGCGACTGCTGATCAACGGCGCCGGCGGAGCGGTCGGCGGGTACGCCGTGCAGCTGGCCAAGGAGGCCGGTGCACATGTGATCGCCACGGCCGGCCCACGCGACGCCGAGCGCGTCAAAGCGATGGGCGCCGACGAGGTGATCGACCACACCACCACGGACGTGACGGCGGCCGTGACCGAGCCGGTCGACCTCGCACTCAATCTGGCCCCGGTTGCTCCGGAGCGGCTGGCCGCGCTGGTCACCCTGATCCGGGACGGTGGCACGCTGGTCAACACCACCGTCTGGATGCCGGCTCCGTCGGACGCGCAGCGCGGTGTGCGCGGCATCGACCTGTTCGTGCGCAGCGACGCCGACCAACTCGCGGACCTGGCCGCTCGCGTCAGCACCGGTGAGTTACGGGTCGAGGTCGCCCAGCGGGTCCCGCTCGCGGAACTGGCGACCGTGCACGCCCAGGCCGCCGCCGGCGCGCTGCCCGGCAAGACCGTCATCGTCGCCCCCACCGCCTGA
- a CDS encoding PadR family transcriptional regulator has protein sequence MLPVQDVVLAMLAKEPAHGYDLRARLRVALGPLGDAMNAGQIYVTLGRLTKAGLVTSRRSDGLPDRPDRWVYTLTAAGQQRVAAWLAEVSWPKPDLTEFHLKLVSAAAARLADPVALVDAQRREVLRRLRDAQRSALDRSVDPVAGLLLEGVVLRLRADLDWLEACERVWTGRDRRAES, from the coding sequence GTGCTTCCGGTGCAGGACGTGGTGCTGGCCATGCTGGCCAAGGAGCCGGCGCACGGCTACGACCTGCGCGCCCGTCTGCGTGTCGCGCTGGGCCCGCTCGGCGACGCGATGAACGCTGGGCAGATCTACGTCACGCTGGGCCGGCTGACGAAGGCCGGGCTGGTGACTTCGCGGCGCTCCGACGGCCTGCCGGACCGGCCTGACCGCTGGGTCTACACGCTGACCGCGGCCGGGCAGCAGCGGGTGGCTGCCTGGCTCGCCGAAGTGAGCTGGCCGAAGCCGGACCTCACGGAGTTCCATCTCAAACTCGTGTCCGCCGCGGCGGCCCGGCTCGCCGATCCGGTGGCCCTGGTCGACGCGCAGCGGCGCGAGGTGCTGCGCCGACTGCGCGACGCCCAACGGTCCGCACTGGACCGGTCGGTGGACCCGGTCGCCGGATTGCTGCTGGAGGGTGTCGTGCTGCGGCTGCGGGCCGACCTGGACTGGCTGGAGGCTTGCGAACGCGTGTGGACTGGGCGCGACCGGCGGGCCGAGTCGTGA
- a CDS encoding ABC transporter ATP-binding protein, with the protein MTALRARRLTRQYGHDSGLVRAVDEVDLDVPAGQTLAVMGPSGCGKSTLLHLLGGLQRPTGGEVWLADRRIDTMSERALARLRRDSVGFVFQAFHLMDELTAVENVELAALLAGQSPGRARKRALYLLDRVGLADRATHLPSALSGGQRQRVAVARALSNEPLVVLADEPTGNLDSAATLEVLRLFEDLRSAGQTLVVVTHDARIAAVADRVIAMRDGALADDTRLAAAGTIYSGLR; encoded by the coding sequence GTGACGGCGCTGCGCGCGCGCCGGCTGACCAGGCAGTACGGCCACGACAGCGGGCTGGTGCGGGCGGTCGACGAGGTCGACCTGGACGTGCCGGCCGGGCAGACGCTCGCGGTCATGGGGCCGAGCGGCTGCGGCAAGTCCACCTTGCTGCACCTGCTCGGCGGGCTGCAACGGCCCACCGGTGGCGAAGTGTGGCTGGCCGACCGGCGGATCGACACGATGAGCGAACGCGCGCTGGCCCGGCTGCGCCGCGACAGCGTCGGGTTCGTCTTCCAGGCTTTCCACCTGATGGACGAACTGACCGCGGTCGAGAACGTCGAGCTGGCCGCGCTATTGGCCGGGCAGTCGCCTGGCCGAGCCCGCAAGCGCGCGCTGTACCTGCTCGACCGGGTCGGGCTGGCCGACCGGGCCACGCACCTCCCCTCGGCGCTCTCCGGCGGCCAGCGGCAACGCGTCGCGGTGGCTCGCGCGTTGAGCAACGAGCCGCTGGTGGTGCTGGCCGACGAGCCCACCGGCAACCTGGACAGCGCCGCCACGCTGGAGGTGCTGCGACTCTTCGAGGACCTGCGCTCGGCGGGACAGACGCTCGTAGTGGTCACCCACGACGCCCGCATCGCTGCCGTGGCCGACCGGGTGATCGCCATGCGTGACGGCGCGCTCGCCGACGACACCCGGCTCGCCGCCGCTGGCACGATCTACAGCGGATTGCGTTGA